One window of Paenibacillus sp. FSL K6-3182 genomic DNA carries:
- a CDS encoding carbohydrate-binding family 9-like protein, which yields MNLSGLQEPNIEYAPKHYVCRRAAEPLILDGRVDKPFWSAADWTDDFVDIEGDLRPKPAKQTRVKMLWDDNYFYFAAELIEDEIWATLTERDSVIFYDNDFEIFIDPDGDSHNYYEFEINALNTVWDLLLVKPYRDGGPPINGWDISGLQTAVHIDGELNRPEAANRKWSIEVAMPWSSLRECAPEGRAPVNGEFWRVNFSRVEWRVEVKDGEYRKIINPDTGKSYPEDNWVWSPMGLINMHYPELWGYVMFAGEDGPDSFEQPPDERIKWELRKLYYRERNYFASHGEFTADAESLMHGGEQWSILPAIETTRSMFQITTPSSDGKSSFCIRQDGKLWKE from the coding sequence ATGAATTTAAGCGGATTGCAGGAGCCGAACATCGAATATGCACCCAAACATTATGTATGTCGCCGCGCGGCGGAGCCGCTCATTCTTGACGGGCGAGTAGATAAGCCGTTCTGGTCAGCAGCGGACTGGACAGACGATTTTGTCGATATCGAAGGCGATCTTCGGCCAAAACCTGCGAAGCAGACCCGCGTGAAAATGCTGTGGGATGACAACTATTTCTATTTTGCGGCAGAATTGATTGAAGACGAGATTTGGGCGACATTGACGGAGCGGGATTCGGTCATTTTTTATGATAATGATTTTGAAATATTTATTGATCCCGATGGCGACAGCCACAATTATTATGAGTTTGAAATTAACGCGCTGAACACCGTGTGGGATCTGCTGCTGGTTAAGCCATACCGCGACGGCGGTCCGCCGATTAACGGCTGGGACATTAGCGGGCTTCAGACAGCTGTACATATTGATGGCGAGCTGAATCGGCCGGAAGCAGCGAATCGGAAGTGGAGCATTGAGGTAGCGATGCCTTGGAGCAGCTTGCGCGAATGCGCGCCTGAAGGCAGAGCGCCAGTAAATGGCGAGTTTTGGCGCGTCAATTTCTCCCGCGTTGAATGGCGCGTTGAAGTGAAGGATGGCGAATACCGCAAGATCATCAATCCGGATACGGGCAAATCCTATCCAGAGGACAACTGGGTTTGGTCTCCGATGGGACTTATTAATATGCATTATCCTGAGCTATGGGGTTATGTCATGTTTGCAGGGGAAGATGGCCCGGATTCGTTTGAACAGCCGCCGGATGAACGCATAAAGTGGGAGCTGCGCAAGCTCTATTATCGTGAGCGCAATTACTTCGCAAGTCACGGTGAATTTACTGCGGATGCGGAATCGTTGATGCATGGCGGAGAGCAGTGGAGCATATTGCCTGCCATTGAGACGACCCGCTCCATGTTCCAAATCACAACGCCGTCTAGCGATGGGAAGTCGAGCTTCTGCATTAGGCAAGACGGAAAGCTATGGAAGGAGTGA
- a CDS encoding alpha-L-fucosidase, with protein MQQWFKEAKLGIFIHYGIYAVDGVSESWSFYNGRMSYDDYMKQLDGFTASKFDADKWADLIEQSGAKYAVLTTKHHDGVALFDTQYSDLSVVKKTPAKRDLIKEYAEAVTKRGIRLGMYYSLIDWSHPDYPSVFEGGKVPDDLSKVNKFSGPIDGVQDEEKWNAFLKFNNDQLREVLTNYGKVDLLWFDGDWERSAEQWNLPEFKQYLQSFNPDIIINSRLQGYGDYKTPEQGIPITRPEGPWEFCTTINSSWGYVPTDDKYKSLNQIIRMFCDCITLGGNMLLDIGPMEDGTIDKRQEDILLGLGEWIRTHEEAVFGTDEGIMTRYYLGGSTISKDKKSLYLFVYDDPKENVCLKGLCNKVKKITVLHSGKELTHEIHGGVPWFNIPGTTWIHLTAEDTHKQVTVLKLEFDEELDMYGGSGAVVTHN; from the coding sequence ATGCAGCAATGGTTTAAGGAAGCTAAGCTAGGTATTTTTATTCATTATGGTATTTATGCAGTAGATGGAGTCTCGGAGTCATGGTCGTTCTATAACGGAAGAATGAGCTATGACGATTATATGAAACAATTGGACGGCTTTACGGCTTCGAAGTTCGATGCGGACAAATGGGCTGATTTAATTGAGCAATCGGGAGCGAAGTACGCAGTGCTTACGACCAAGCACCACGACGGCGTAGCATTGTTTGATACACAGTACAGCGACCTTAGCGTTGTGAAGAAAACGCCGGCAAAGCGGGATCTGATCAAGGAATATGCGGAAGCCGTCACGAAAAGAGGGATTCGACTTGGGATGTATTATTCACTTATCGACTGGTCGCATCCCGATTATCCATCCGTGTTTGAAGGCGGCAAGGTGCCGGATGACTTGTCTAAGGTTAACAAATTTTCGGGCCCGATAGATGGTGTTCAGGATGAAGAAAAATGGAATGCTTTCCTGAAGTTTAACAATGATCAGCTGCGGGAGGTTTTAACGAACTATGGGAAGGTTGATCTTCTTTGGTTCGACGGCGATTGGGAACGCAGCGCTGAGCAGTGGAATTTGCCCGAATTCAAGCAATATCTGCAATCGTTTAACCCAGACATTATTATCAACTCGCGCCTGCAAGGTTACGGGGATTACAAGACGCCGGAGCAAGGGATTCCGATAACGCGGCCGGAGGGGCCTTGGGAGTTTTGCACAACCATTAATAGTTCGTGGGGGTATGTGCCGACGGACGATAAATATAAATCATTAAATCAAATCATTCGAATGTTCTGTGATTGCATTACCTTGGGCGGCAACATGCTGCTTGATATCGGGCCGATGGAGGATGGAACGATAGATAAACGACAAGAGGATATTTTGCTGGGATTAGGCGAATGGATTCGAACGCACGAAGAAGCGGTATTTGGGACAGACGAAGGCATTATGACCCGCTATTATTTGGGCGGCAGCACCATATCCAAAGATAAAAAGTCACTGTATCTGTTTGTGTATGATGATCCGAAAGAGAATGTATGCCTAAAGGGATTATGCAACAAGGTCAAAAAGATTACGGTGCTGCATTCCGGCAAAGAGCTTACGCATGAAATTCATGGCGGGGTGCCGTGGTTCAATATTCCGGGGACGACATGGATTCATCTGACAGCGGAAGACACTCACAAGCAAGTGACCGTGCTTAAGCTGGAATTTGATGAGGAGCTTGATATGTATGGTGGTTCAGGCGCAGTTGTAACGCATAACTAA
- a CDS encoding alpha-L-fucosidase, with translation MSEIKTTEEIEQVVEQGVHNYSSEEQWVKPEDPLLQERLEWFKDQKLGLMMHWGPYSQLGVVESWALSDKDEEWSRDGIDWNVDAEELKRQYFGLNKTFNPLRFQPELWADLAAENGFKYLNFTTKHHDGFCMWDTHTTDYRITSPDCPFHSHKYADICKQLFDAFRAKGLAISAYFSKADWHTPYYWAPGMERGSFTARGPSYDPKQHPHLWEQFVQFTHAQIMELMTKYGRIDMLWLDAGWVNDYRDQNIRLGEVVEKAREIQPWLLSADRTVGGPYENVITPEQTLPERPLNVPWESCITMGTSFSFRYEDNYKTVRQLIHLLVEIVAKGGNLALNVGPQPDGRLSTTAISRIKGMGDWLKVYGEAIYGTRICEPFSADNCHFTRKGDTVYAFYLYKDEKEAVKEELYLPIQKSFSQIDLVGGQDHLQYSQAENGIIVRLPVNEYSEQAPIAHVFRIR, from the coding sequence ATGAGCGAAATAAAGACGACAGAAGAAATAGAGCAAGTTGTTGAGCAGGGTGTCCACAATTATAGCAGTGAAGAGCAATGGGTGAAGCCAGAGGACCCGCTTCTGCAGGAGCGGCTGGAATGGTTCAAGGATCAGAAGCTGGGCCTTATGATGCACTGGGGGCCTTATTCACAGTTAGGTGTAGTTGAATCATGGGCGCTTAGTGACAAGGATGAGGAATGGTCACGCGATGGCATCGATTGGAATGTAGACGCAGAGGAATTGAAGCGGCAGTATTTTGGGCTAAACAAAACCTTTAACCCGCTTCGCTTTCAGCCTGAGCTATGGGCAGATCTTGCTGCGGAGAATGGCTTTAAGTATTTAAATTTTACAACCAAGCATCATGATGGCTTCTGCATGTGGGATACCCATACGACGGATTACCGGATTACGAGCCCAGATTGTCCCTTCCATTCGCACAAGTACGCCGATATTTGCAAGCAGCTGTTTGATGCTTTCCGCGCTAAGGGCTTAGCTATATCTGCATACTTCTCGAAGGCAGATTGGCATACGCCATATTACTGGGCGCCAGGCATGGAGCGTGGGTCGTTTACCGCGCGCGGACCTTCCTATGACCCGAAGCAACATCCACATTTGTGGGAGCAATTCGTTCAGTTCACCCATGCGCAAATTATGGAGTTGATGACGAAATATGGCCGCATCGATATGTTATGGCTCGATGCAGGTTGGGTTAACGATTACCGCGATCAAAACATCCGATTAGGCGAGGTGGTTGAGAAGGCGCGGGAAATTCAGCCTTGGCTGCTCTCGGCTGACCGCACGGTCGGCGGCCCTTATGAAAATGTCATAACACCAGAGCAGACATTGCCTGAGCGTCCGCTTAACGTGCCGTGGGAGAGCTGTATTACGATGGGCACTTCCTTCTCCTTCCGTTATGAGGACAATTACAAGACGGTTCGACAGCTAATCCATCTGCTCGTTGAAATCGTTGCGAAAGGCGGAAACCTAGCATTGAATGTTGGTCCGCAGCCTGACGGCAGGTTGTCGACTACAGCCATTAGCCGAATCAAAGGGATGGGCGATTGGTTGAAGGTTTATGGTGAGGCAATCTATGGAACACGAATTTGCGAGCCTTTTTCTGCTGACAATTGCCACTTTACGAGAAAAGGAGATACGGTTTATGCCTTTTATTTGTACAAGGATGAAAAAGAAGCTGTGAAAGAGGAATTATACCTCCCTATACAGAAGTCTTTCAGCCAGATTGATCTCGTAGGTGGACAAGACCATTTGCAGTACAGCCAAGCAGAAAACGGCATTATTGTCCGTTTGCCAGTGAATGAATACTCAGAACAAGCACCAATCGCGCATGTGTTTCGGATTCGTTAA
- a CDS encoding sugar phosphate isomerase/epimerase: MKIGLSSYSLLSAIKSGEMSILDAISWIADNGGEHMEIVPYGYTLVDNPELADAVREKAKEVGIALSNYSMPANFVQDTEQLFEEEVARVKLHVDLVHRLGMNHMRHDVTAFTIPQEKMTIRWFEENLHLMVKGSQLIADYAAQYGITTTIENHGFSVQSSDRVQRVLHAVDRPNFKTTLDIGNFMCVDENSIIGVKKNLPYASLIHFKDFYFRPYDQHPGDGDWFLTSNGNYLRGAIVGQGDIEIRKIVKLIKESGYDGYMTIEFEGMEECKSASRIAMDNLRRFWHECVL; the protein is encoded by the coding sequence ATGAAAATTGGATTAAGTTCTTACAGCTTGCTAAGCGCCATAAAATCGGGAGAGATGAGCATTCTTGATGCCATCTCTTGGATAGCCGATAACGGCGGCGAGCATATGGAGATTGTTCCATATGGCTATACGCTCGTTGACAACCCTGAGCTGGCGGATGCTGTACGCGAGAAAGCAAAGGAGGTTGGCATTGCCCTCTCCAACTATTCGATGCCGGCGAACTTCGTGCAAGATACGGAGCAATTGTTTGAAGAGGAAGTCGCGCGGGTCAAGCTGCATGTTGATCTTGTGCATCGACTCGGCATGAATCATATGCGGCACGATGTAACCGCCTTCACCATTCCGCAGGAGAAGATGACGATACGGTGGTTCGAGGAGAACCTGCATCTCATGGTGAAGGGCAGCCAGCTCATCGCGGACTATGCCGCGCAATACGGCATTACAACGACGATAGAGAATCATGGCTTCAGCGTACAGTCCAGCGACCGGGTTCAACGTGTTCTTCATGCGGTAGACCGGCCGAACTTTAAGACGACACTCGATATCGGCAACTTTATGTGCGTGGATGAGAATTCGATCATCGGCGTTAAGAAAAACTTGCCTTATGCATCACTCATCCATTTCAAAGATTTCTACTTCCGTCCATATGATCAGCATCCGGGTGACGGTGATTGGTTTTTGACCTCGAACGGTAACTACCTGCGCGGTGCGATTGTAGGTCAAGGGGATATTGAGATCCGTAAAATCGTGAAGCTTATTAAGGAATCGGGTTACGATGGTTATATGACGATCGAATTCGAAGGCATGGAGGAGTGCAAATCCGCCTCCCGCATTGCGATGGACAACCTGCGCCGCTTCTGGCATGAATGTGTACTTTAA